The sequence below is a genomic window from Hyperolius riggenbachi isolate aHypRig1 chromosome 7, aHypRig1.pri, whole genome shotgun sequence.
AGCACTAGGACATGCAAGACTGCAAGTTATAAGATTCTGCAATGGAGTGAtggtcttagagactagagatgatcaatggcatacaaatatttctgagttcatgcaggtttatgtaaattattatgcaaatacatgcagcttcaaaatagaccattcaatttaaaccttggtgggacttgattggtccatttacattgtatttgcatctcattgatcatccctattagaGTCCAAGTAGTTCTGTGGCTGGGTAatgtgctggttaagggctctgcctctgacacaggcgacctgggttggaATCTCGGCTcagcctgctcagtaagccagtacctattcagtaggagacattgggcaagacttcctaacactgctactgcctatagagcgcgtcctagtggctgcagctctggcgctttgagtctgccaggagaaaagcgcaatataaatgttctgtatctgTGTCAGTTCAAGCTAGTCTGGGAAGGATGCACGATGATGAGAGTGCATGATCAAGTAAAACagcgttccccaaccctgtcctcaagacccgccaacactgcatgttttgtataaatccacagagagttaatcagctctgctgcaacactaattacgccacatgtgattgtgtgtggtttcctgcaaaacatgtactgtttggtgggccttgaggacagggctggTGTTCTCTGAAGTAGAATGCACTGGAGAGGGAAAACCTTGCCAAAgtctacaatctaaagggagtggGTAGGGTCACACTAGGTGGGGGACCGGTGAAAGGATAGTCAGCAGAGAAAAATAGTGCATTGGTGAGGAAGGGTAGGCCAGTGTGAAGAATTGCATTTAAAGGGATTGCTTGAAAGATGTTGAAGAGTGGATCGAGCCTGATGTGGGGGTGGGGTAAAAGGAAGTTCAGAGAGTTGGGGCAGCACTTGAGAAGAGTAAAAATTCTGACGTTGTTTAGATAAAAGCATTCTAGCACTAGCCTTTTGGTGATCAAAGAATTGACACTGTAACACAATAATAGCAATATATGGTTGGTACGCTTTAGCTTAGTACGTTTTAAAGATTGTTTCAGTTCTATCTTTTTCTACAAACTCACGGTCGGTCTCTTCTTCCTATTGTGTCTTCCCTAGGTTGGTCTCCCTGAGGAAATGGCAAAGCGCTGTGTACAACAGCTCGGACTAGCCTTGGACTTTATGCACAGCAAGAGTCTAGTTCATCGTGACATCAAACCAGAAAATGTTCTTCTCTTTGATCAGGAGTGTCGACGGGTTAAACTGGCTGACTTTGGCATGACCCGAAAAGTGGGCTGCCGCGTGAAACGAGTGAGTGGCACTATCCCTTACACGGCACCTGAAGTGTGCCAAGCTGGCCTATCAGAAGGATTTCCAGTAGAGACCAGCTTGGATGTGTGGGCTTTCGGAGTACTTATATTCTGTGTCCTCACTGGCAACTTTCCCTGGGAATCAGCTTCACCAGGAGATGCCTTCTTTGAAGAATTTGTGCATTGGCAAAAGGGTCGCCTGCCTGGTCTCCCTTCCCAGTGGCGCCGGTTCTCAGACAATGCCCTTCGAATGTTCCAGCGCCTTCTTTCAATAGAGTCGGAAAAGAGAAGCCCAGTCAAGGAGGTATTCTACTACATCAAGTATGACTTACTCTCAGAATTTAGACGAAGACCTTCTTACCGAACCCGCAAGCAGGCAGGAGAAAAGATACCCTCGGTACCCCAGCGTCATGACAACCCCACACCTCTCAAGAGGACAATACTCACTGAGGGAGGTTCCTCCCCTCGTGTCCTGCACTCCCTGCCAGATTCAGGCCAGCCGTCCGGTGGCAATGGCAGAACGGAGGGACGACAGGATAAGAGCAAAGCTCAAATGCTGCTGGCAACTGCCATAGAAATCTGTGTATAGTTACAAACACTCTTGTGGCTTCTCCTTTATTGCAAAGTGATGTCGTTGTCTCCAGTAAAGGTCACCTGGTGACTTTAGAAGATAAGCAGGTTTGACCTCTTAGTATTTATTGGCCGTGAgcctacaagcaaaaaaaaagtatgttgatGCAAGAACGGCTTGTTGATCAAATGGACTGACCTGGATACTTTTCTGGTGGAACAGGAGGAGATGATGAGCCTTTGTTTAAACCTTGAAATAGGTTGTGTTTAGGGTTTGTGAACTGTGCGCTGTTTCTGCCTTGGATGTGATAGAACAAAACCAATACGCTATATTGATAGGGTGTTACGAGGCAGACAAGCTTTCCCACGCACTCCCTACACAACCAAAACCTACAGTTCACCCGTTTCTACAATGACGCAGCACAGGCAGGGCTAGGACAAGCAAGCCTCATGTACTCCACCTTCTGCACCGTTATATTTTGACCTGGTTCATAACAGGAAAATACTACAGCCCAGTGGCCATGGGTATTTACATGAGATTCCTTTGTTTTCACTGGTGTACATTTTCATGTGGAAGACCTGGGGCACATTTACAAAGGCGAAAGCAAAGATAACTGGAGCACAAGTGGTGCCTTTGCCCagatcaaccaatcagaatccttgccTCATTTAATTTGTTACATCTTATTGGTTGTTTCAGACAACTACTCCTCTATTGCTCTAATTTTCTTTGCACATCCCATTGTAAGTTGGCCCCAGTGTCATCAGTCATGGATTCATCTTATCTAGACTGAAACATATTATGCCGGGGCTGTGGTAAGGCAGTTGTTTGCTGGCAGAAGTCTTGTTGTTCGCTGGCAAAAGTCTCATAAGGTATCATGTGGTTTAGCATTGTCAGAAAAACAAAATACCTACACTGACATGCTTTGATGTTGGATCTGTTTCTACAGATCATGGGATCACAGTGGTGGTATCACAATCATAGCAAAGTTCAGTTCATCAAATACACCATTCCATTTGAAGGAACCGGTCATGCTACATAAACATAACCTAACCAAGGCGACTATGAAAACTTAGAACCTTGTAGTTCCCTCACATACCTGTAATAAtactaaaggatacccgaggtgacatgtgacatgctgagatagacataagtatatgtacagtgcctagcacacaaataactatgctgtgttccttttttcctttctctgcctgaaagagttaaatatcaggtatgtaagtggctgactgattcctgactcagacaggaagtgactacagtgtgaccctcactgataagaaattctaactataaagcACGTTCCTAGcacaaaaatggcttctgagagcaggaaagagataaaaagggtcaatagcacatagattttagctctggcatacttcaatgaatgtgtcattgagcaaaaacaataaaacagttaaaacttaaaaagtagatttaaacaaaataaaactgtggaatatcttaaaaagtcatttttaggagaaggaagatagatacaattgtttatttcattagtttattttcgcctcgggtgtgctTTAAATGAATTCCTGAATGCCTGGGAAGGCTTTGGAACCACTACTATAGGGACTTAATTTACTAGTTTGCAGTTAAGCCCACCCATCTAGCACTAATCCCCACTATTTAAAGTGAAAGTTTACTTTAATTAGGAAATAACCAATCTTTCCAGTTCAGCTGTATACGCTGCGATTGCagaggggcccaaaactgtggaGGGCTTCCCAAATACTAGTCTTGCCTCTGTCCAGTAAAGGAGTCCATCCTGCAGATTTGGTGTCTACACTTGTAGTGGGTGTGAAGATCCCAATgaccacatttgttttatgacccctgcaAGTTCACAGCTTGAAGAGTTTGACCATTGAGGGGCCCCATTAGGGTATTGCTGGAGTCCCTATCAGCCTCGGGGTAGGATTAATGGCAAACGTTATTACAACGTACCTTATTTTTACGCACAAAAATACACAGCCGCCCAACAGTGTTCCTAACAGAGACTGTCAGAATGGGAGTCTGAAAGCTGCTTGCCAGTCACTCAGTGCAAATGTGGAGAATAAGTTGCACAATTTGCCTCCGATGTGTCGGAGAACAGCCCTGGCGGGTGCTAGGGGTTGCAGTAATCTTGGTCATCATCCTCAAGGTGCCCATAAACGGTACACTTTTTTTCATCATATGCGATCTTTTGAAGCGATTCGAACGATCGTAACTAATCAGATGGCAATTATCTATTATTCCTGTTAACGGAAcaatttaagaaggttttacattccgatttgatcataaaatccaacttttgctCGATCATTTCTCCTTTTCCGGTTGACTATAGGATCATATACTTTACAATTCAATTATAAACTGTGCATTGAAAGAtgtaatctgaaggaaaaattgtaccgttaatggttaCCTTAACACGTACGCCAGTTTTAACAAACATTCTCTCGTTATGGTTACAGCATATTTCATCTTTTGTTGACGTTCAACTTTCCAAGCAAGAAAGGGCTTGCATTATGTCACCACACGAAGTCTCAGCCCCCAGCGGCTCTACCAGGGTAACCTCTTCATACGAGAGGCTTGTTTACCAtccgttttatttatttattaaaaatggcAC
It includes:
- the SBK1 gene encoding serine/threonine-protein kinase SBK1 isoform X2, with product MSAGSVEQEPSRKLGCCGVPVITEDMQALAIRSLSGGEVQKHYELIRELGKGTYGRVELVSHKGTGNKMALKFVNKNKTKLKSFLREFSVTSALSCSPFIIRVFHVLFQTEDCYVFAQEYAPAGDLFDIIPPQVGLPEEMAKRCVQQLGLALDFMHSKSLVHRDIKPENVLLFDQECRRVKLADFGMTRKVGCRVKRVSGTIPYTAPEVCQAGLSEGFPVETSLDVWAFGVLIFCVLTGNFPWESASPGDAFFEEFVHWQKGRLPGLPSQWRRFSDNALRMFQRLLSIESEKRSPVKEVFYYIKYDLLSEFRRRPSYRTRKQAGEKIPSVPQRHDNPTPLKRTILTEGGSSPRVLHSLPDSGQPSGGNGRTEGRQDKSKAQMLLATAIEICV
- the SBK1 gene encoding serine/threonine-protein kinase SBK1 isoform X1 codes for the protein MESWCSHCFYHRGLRQLPTTSVSMSAGSVEQEPSRKLGCCGVPVITEDMQALAIRSLSGGEVQKHYELIRELGKGTYGRVELVSHKGTGNKMALKFVNKNKTKLKSFLREFSVTSALSCSPFIIRVFHVLFQTEDCYVFAQEYAPAGDLFDIIPPQVGLPEEMAKRCVQQLGLALDFMHSKSLVHRDIKPENVLLFDQECRRVKLADFGMTRKVGCRVKRVSGTIPYTAPEVCQAGLSEGFPVETSLDVWAFGVLIFCVLTGNFPWESASPGDAFFEEFVHWQKGRLPGLPSQWRRFSDNALRMFQRLLSIESEKRSPVKEVFYYIKYDLLSEFRRRPSYRTRKQAGEKIPSVPQRHDNPTPLKRTILTEGGSSPRVLHSLPDSGQPSGGNGRTEGRQDKSKAQMLLATAIEICV